One Apodemus sylvaticus chromosome 16, mApoSyl1.1, whole genome shotgun sequence genomic region harbors:
- the LOC127667059 gene encoding endogenous retrovirus group K member 7 Env polyprotein-like — protein sequence MVLEKKPTDAKYNALGIKACVSYPYAMLLAQQAFVNISQESGNSFKIYCHSCKLTNCISSSESKELGTIIIVRRPSYVMLPVELGSESWYDNAALQVLEDLKALIRPKRFVAALILGITALIAILTTFAVATIALVEEINTAHFVNDLNKNVSLALLEQEAIDKKLEAKINALEEVVLALGQDMANLKNTLAVRCHGNFKSICVTPLVYNTSEPWGKVKAHLQGVWQNSDITHDIQSLQKDISAMSQSHLQLGNLQELVTDLEQGLKTMNPLDWVQDFILIGVLGLILILVIFLFPSLFKCLFNSLKAVQQDVFELHFKNKKGGTATPTAAVTPV from the coding sequence ATGGTGCTTGAAAAGAAGCCAACAGATGCCAAATATAATGCCTTGGGAATTAAGGCTTGTGTTTCTTATCCATATGCTATGCTTTTAGCTCAACAAGCTTTTGTTAATATTTCGCAAGAAAGTGGAAATTCATTCAAAATCTATTGTCATTCATGTAAGCTTACCAattgtatttcttcttctgaaTCTAAGGAGCTCGGCACAATTATTATAGTCAGGCGTCCATCTTATGTTATGTTGCCTGTAGAGTTAGGAAGTGAATCTTGGTATGATAATGCTGCATTACAGGTATTAGAAGATCTAAAAGCTTTAATTAGGCCAAAAAGGTTTGTTGCTGCACTTATTTTGGGAATTACTGCATTAATAGCAATTTTGACCACTTTTGCTGTGGCCACGATTGCCTTAGTAGAAGAGATTAATACAGCTCATTTTGTTAATGACTTGAATAAGAATGTTTCTTTAGCTCTTTTAGAACAGGAAGCTATAGATAAAAAATTAGAGGCAAAGATAAATGCTCTAGAGGAAGTGGTTCTTGCACTTGGTCAGGATATGGCTAATTTGAAAAACACTCTCGCAGTTCGTTGCCATGGGAACTTTAAGTCTATTTGTGTAACTCCATTGGTCTATAACACTTCAGAACCTTGGGGGAAAGTGAAGGCTCATTTGCAGGGAGTATGGCAGAATAGCGATATCACACATGATATACAGTCTTTACAAAAGGACATTTCAGCCATGAGTCAATCTCATTTACAGTTGGGCAACTTACAAGAGCTGGTTACTGACTTGGAACAAGGATTGAAGACTATGAATCCTTTGGACTGGGTTCAGGACTTCATTCTCATAGGAGTACTTGGGCTTATTCTCATTTTAGTCATTTTCTTATTCCCTTCACTCTTTAAATGTTTGTTCAACTCTCTTAAGGCTGTGCAGCAGGACGTTTTTgagcttcattttaaaaacaaaaaaggaggaacTGCTACGCCCACAGCCGCTGTAACGCCTGTGTAG